The following are from one region of the Tenacibaculum dicentrarchi genome:
- the prfH gene encoding peptide chain release factor H gives MDTKIIQFTAAKGPAECAWVVAKVLKMFLKELMRTKCTYQILHKEDGIENGTVQSVSIEIKGKELAVFLKDWLGTIQWVGTSTIRKFHKRKNWFIGCYELEEYQQKKIIDTEIKFQAIRSSGAGGQHVNKVSSAIRAKHIPSGIQVLVMDSRSQHQNKKIAIERLKEKIKEHSTIELKSAVKTAWKNHLDLERGNPVRIFAGTDFKNQKKKTSFKSKRNQLKIDLRKQIE, from the coding sequence ATGGACACAAAAATAATACAATTTACTGCTGCAAAAGGTCCTGCTGAATGTGCATGGGTAGTTGCAAAAGTATTAAAAATGTTTTTAAAAGAATTGATGCGTACTAAATGTACGTATCAAATTCTTCATAAAGAGGATGGTATTGAAAACGGTACTGTACAATCAGTAAGTATCGAAATTAAAGGAAAAGAACTTGCCGTATTTTTAAAAGATTGGTTAGGAACTATTCAATGGGTTGGAACATCTACAATTAGAAAATTTCATAAACGTAAAAATTGGTTTATTGGTTGTTACGAATTAGAGGAGTATCAGCAAAAAAAAATTATTGATACTGAAATTAAATTTCAAGCAATTAGAAGTTCAGGTGCAGGTGGACAACACGTAAACAAAGTAAGTTCTGCTATAAGAGCAAAACATATACCAAGTGGTATTCAGGTTTTGGTGATGGATAGTCGTTCACAACATCAAAATAAAAAAATAGCAATTGAACGATTAAAAGAGAAAATTAAAGAGCATAGCACAATTGAATTAAAATCTGCTGTAAAAACGGCATGGAAAAATCATTTAGATTTAGAAAGAGGAAATCCTGTGCGTATCTTTGCAGGTACTGATTTTAAAAATCAAAAAAAGAAAACATCTTTTAAATCAAAAAGAAATCAGTTAAAAATTGATTTACGAAAACAAATAGAATAA
- a CDS encoding tetratricopeptide repeat protein, translated as MGIVPNNYVFKALDSFHYDTEETMEALNYALSYDAENTMALTLMGRVYSEKLYDYTEAILYFKQVLAIKINAFEVYEPFINALLWNEDIKEAEDFIDFALTVKGADKAVLYAKKSVLYEKLKKYKKALYFINEAKEHTFNTAFMEIIIEQKKRIKDKMPKKKKIKSVKKETSKITKKIIEDKNEAQSE; from the coding sequence ATGGGAATAGTACCAAATAACTACGTTTTTAAAGCATTAGATTCTTTTCATTACGATACAGAAGAAACTATGGAGGCTTTAAATTACGCCCTGTCTTATGATGCTGAAAATACCATGGCATTAACTTTAATGGGGCGTGTGTATAGTGAAAAATTATATGATTACACAGAAGCTATTTTATATTTTAAACAAGTATTAGCTATTAAAATTAATGCTTTTGAGGTATATGAACCTTTTATAAATGCACTATTATGGAATGAAGATATTAAAGAAGCTGAAGATTTTATAGATTTTGCTTTAACTGTAAAAGGTGCTGATAAAGCTGTTTTATATGCTAAAAAATCAGTTTTGTATGAGAAATTAAAAAAATATAAAAAGGCTTTATATTTTATTAACGAAGCAAAAGAACACACTTTTAATACGGCTTTTATGGAAATAATTATCGAACAAAAAAAACGTATTAAAGATAAGATGCCTAAAAAAAAGAAAATAAAATCTGTTAAAAAAGAAACATCAAAAATAACAAAGAAAATTATAGAAGATAAAAATGAAGCACAATCGGAATAA